One Polaribacter reichenbachii genomic window, CTTTTTGAGCTGAATAAGCTGCTGTTGCTTGTACATTATGGCTACCCCAGCTTTTCTTAAAGTTTAAAATGTGTTCTAAAGTAAACCTAGAATATCTACCACTTTCGTTACGAACATAAGATCTTGTATACGTGTTTGGCTGTACTAATTCTCCTTCAAAGTTATAAACCACAATAGATGGTCTAATTTTTTCTCTGGTATTATTAGTGTATGATGCACCACCTCTTAATGTGTAAGAAAGGTTTTTATTAAAGTTAAAACGGGCAGAAATGTTACCATTTAAATTTTCTATATAATCGATATCTGTTTGTAAAAAAGTAGCTAAGTTTCTTGCAGTATCACTTGCATCATTATCTTGACCATCGTTTTGAACACCAGACTCATTAAGTTCTAATTCAATTTGATTACTATAAGGATTGTTTTTAATAGCTCTTAAGGCTAAATCGTAAGGCGATCTTTCTCTTTCTTCTATTCTAAACCCTATACCTGTAGAAACATTCCATTTTCCTTTACGATATTGAGTATTTGCTCTTACGTTAAATCTATCGTAACCAGAGTTAATTAACATACCTTCTTGATTAAAAAATGAAGCATTAATATTGTATGTTAAACCTTCTTTTCCCCCAGAAATGCTAAGATTATGGTTTTGGATAGGCGCGAAATCGTTTTCTACTACGTTTACTAAATTAGAGTTGTTAGTTAATTGATGAGGCCCATTTACAATAGATGTCCAAGTTTCACCAAAATATGTACCATTTAATGCTGCTTTAGATAAGTGTAAAGCATATAAATAATCTTCAGTTTCCATTAATGGAACACCAGATGTAATTTGTTGCATACCATAATACGTATTTGCACTCATTTTCATTACACCTTCTTTACCTTGTTTGGTTGTAATTAAAATTACACCACCTGCACCTCTTGTACCATAAATAGCTGCAGAAGCTGCATCTTTTAAAACATCGATTGTTTCAATTTCATCTATACTTAGTTTAGGGTCTGTATCAAAAGGAATACCATCTACAACATAAAGTGGCGAACTAGAACCTACAATAGAACTAACCCCACGAATTACTACATTAGATTCTGCACCAGGAGAACCATCTTGTGCTGTAACTGTAACCCCAGCAATTTGTCCTTGTAAAGCTGTACCTAAATCCGCAGTTGCATTTAATGCTAATTCTTCGTTTTTAATTTGCCCAACTGCACCTGTTACTTCTTTTCTCTTTTGCGTACCATAACCAACAACTACAATTTCATCTAAAGTAGAAGCGTCTTCTGCTAATACTACATCTACTGTTGTTTTGTTTGCAACTATAACTTCTTTAGAAGCATACCCTAGAAAAGAAAAAACTAATGTTTTACCTTTATCTACTTCAAGAATATAATTACCATCGAAATCTGTAATTGTACCTGTTCTAGTACCTTTAATGTTTACAGTTGCTCCTGGTAATGGTTCTCCACCTCCAGTAACTACACCACGAACTGTAACTTTTTGAGCATAGATTGCACTAACACTCATAAAAAATGTAAACATTAAAAGAATCGATTTTAATCGCAATTCCTTGAATTTCTTTTTTTCAAGTAAATTAATCTTCATTTTATTTATTTTTTGGTTTATTCAAACAAATATTGAATTATTCTTGTTTTTTAAGGGCGTTAAATGTTCTATTTAAGAAAACAAATTGACAAACAATAAAAATTGACAAATTTTAAAAAAAAACATAAATCATTGAAAAACTGAAACATACAACAAATTTCATTGTTTTTATATTAGAAAAAAGGGTCAATATAACACATATTACGATTAATTTTATAAACATTTACTCTATAAAATTAATTTAACTCTCAAACTAACCTACGCTATAAAATTTAGTTAAAGTTTAATGTAAAATCAATAAAAAATCCTATCAAAAGATAATTTTGACAGGATTTAAACAAAAAACCACTAATAATATTTTAATGATTTACATCAATAAAATAGACTTTAATTACTGTTTCTTTTTGGCTCCTTCTTTATAAGATCCGTGATTCTTTTTAGTTTGGGTAGTAAAACCTCTTATATATTGGTAATCCCAAGTTTTGTATTCATGAGTTAATCCCCAACGTAAAATTTCTGTTGGTTCTTTTTCATTATCTGCAGTTCTATTTAAACCTATTGCATGAGGTGCATCTTTTACAGCTCCTTTAATTTCAAAATTAATTCCATCAGGAGACCATTGTACAGTGTTTCTCTCTGGGCCGTCAGTAGTAATTAATGATGTAATTCCGCCATTATAAGGCCAAACACAAATTTCGTGACCACTATTAGAAATAGGATTATA contains:
- a CDS encoding SusC/RagA family TonB-linked outer membrane protein, with protein sequence MKINLLEKKKFKELRLKSILLMFTFFMSVSAIYAQKVTVRGVVTGGGEPLPGATVNIKGTRTGTITDFDGNYILEVDKGKTLVFSFLGYASKEVIVANKTTVDVVLAEDASTLDEIVVVGYGTQKRKEVTGAVGQIKNEELALNATADLGTALQGQIAGVTVTAQDGSPGAESNVVIRGVSSIVGSSSPLYVVDGIPFDTDPKLSIDEIETIDVLKDAASAAIYGTRGAGGVILITTKQGKEGVMKMSANTYYGMQQITSGVPLMETEDYLYALHLSKAALNGTYFGETWTSIVNGPHQLTNNSNLVNVVENDFAPIQNHNLSISGGKEGLTYNINASFFNQEGMLINSGYDRFNVRANTQYRKGKWNVSTGIGFRIEERERSPYDLALRAIKNNPYSNQIELELNESGVQNDGQDNDASDTARNLATFLQTDIDYIENLNGNISARFNFNKNLSYTLRGGASYTNNTREKIRPSIVVYNFEGELVQPNTYTRSYVRNESGRYSRFTLEHILNFKKSWGSHNVQATAAYSAQKAERSYFYALRYDIFNNAVTDLGGAISNGDSGSGSVWNNNTQTLLGLLGRVQYNYKGKYLLSGSVRYDGSSQFSEKYRYGTFPSVSLGWNISDENFWSPIKSVANSLKLRASIGTVGNDRFTPYSNAATISLTKDYVTGPETGDVVSSGATQTSFANSEVKWETQVTRNVGFDLGMFKNKLTISGDVYETNKEDLLLPLLLPPTTGAGLNQTVILNVGDLTNRGMEWSANYRHKGKFSWNAGATFTKNKNEVTKMAGANKVLYLSNSTVVQGVPNEDLVSVVAEGYEAGSFFLIKTDGIIKTQEELDAYNPMVGGNANLGDLRYVDALTEDTDGDGVADAGDGVIDLNDRQFAGSGNPAFTVGFNFGARYKGFDLAMQWYGAFNGEIMNGSKAYAYKMGNHQDLVHMWSPANPDSNIPTFRGRDHANARGYTDYWLEDATFVRLKNITLGYTINKKYIEPSGLSKIRLYVSAQNPLTITNYTGYDPEVGTSSLATRGLDRGNYPVSSSFRVGAQFSF